In Hyalangium gracile, the genomic stretch GGTGTGACTGGATCGCCTCGAAAACCGCTCTCTCTGGGAGCCGTTGCACCTACCTCCACCGATGTGCCCGGAGGGCAGGCTCCGCGTTGAGCGGTGAACGCGGCTCCGCGAGCCACTGGACACCTTTGCCCCGAGCCGGGTTGCCCGCCTGCCGCAGGAGGCACATCGGTGAGGGGGGCGTCAGCAGCGGGGCGGAGGCACGGTGGCTACGGGCGAGTGGATGAACTGGCGGCGATCCCAGGTGACACCGAAGACGGTGTTCACCGTGGCCTTCTCGGTGCTGGCGGTGGTGGTGCTCTCCGTACTGGTGGTGAAGACGCGCTTCGCGATGACGCTGACGGGCATCGCGCTGCTGCTGGCGCTGGCGCTCGAGCACGGCGTGTCCTTCCTGGAGCGCAAGCGGCTGCGGCGGTGGCAGGCCATCGCGCTGGTGCTCACGGGGCTGCTGGTGGCGGTGACGGCGCTGGGGCTGCTGGTCATCCCGGCGGCCTTCTCTCAAGGCGAGGAGTTGCTCACCCAGTTCCCCAAGCTGATGAAGCAGGTGCGCTCGCTGCGCGTGTTCCGGCTGCTGAACACGCACCTGTCGACCCTGACGCAGTTCTTCGGCCAGAAGCCCGAGGCCACCCCGGCCAGCCCCATCGGCCCGGTGCCCATGCCGTCGCTGCTGCACGCGATTGGCGGGGCGGTGAGCGTGGTGACGGGGGCCATCACCGTCTTCTTCCTGGTGGTGTTCATGCTGGTGTTCGGCGGAGGGGTGCTGCAGCGGCTGCTGGAGCTGCTCCCCCAGGAGCACCGCGAGCGCTACGAGCGGGTAATGCGCAAGACGTACCACGCCACGGGCGGCTACCTGTCCGGGCTGACGTTCATCTGCACCATCAACGCCACGCTCACCACCACCGTGCTCGCGGTGCTGGGCATGCCCTTCTTCCTGCCGCTGGGCATCGCCAGCGGGTTCTCCAGCATGGTGCCGTACGCGGGGCCGGTGGTGGCCGGCGGCCTCATCACCCTGCTCACCTGGGCGACGGGCGGCGGGCTCAAGGCGCTGGTGGTGCTCGTCTACTTCATCATCTACGGGCAGATCGAAGGCAACGTACTGGCGCCGCTGGTGTTCCGCCGCACCGTCCACGTCAACCCGCTGCTGACGCTGCTCAGCGTGCTGTTCTGCGCGGAGCTGGCGGGCATCATCGGCGCGATGGTGGCCGTGCCGGTGATGGCCACCGTGCAGATCATCGTCCGCGAGCTGCTCCTGCTCCGGCAGGAGCGGGCCGCGCCGCCGCCGCCCCTGCAGGGCTGAGCCGAGCGCTCCAGCTCAGGCGGGCGGGCTCCAGCTGGAGAAGAAGCGCTGCTGGAAGCGATCGACGTACTGGACCAGGTTCTCCTGCGCTCGGGTGAACTGGCGGAACGGCGAGTCCACCGGGAACGCGATGATGCTGGCGAGGATCGCGTAGAGCGACGCGTCGAACGAGGTGGGGTGGTCTCCCAGCAGGAAGGGCTTGTCGCCCAGCACCGTCGACACCGCGGAGATGTCCTCCTGGCCCATCTCGAGGACCTCCGCCGGCTGGTGGCGCCCCAGCCCCTGGGCGTCGAGCGCCTGGATGACCTTTCGGCGGACCATGGGCGCGGCCACCGGGCCGATGAGCGGTGGGAACAGGGGCAGGATGATGGACTTGTAGAGGCGCCAGCCGTCGTCGCGGGCCCAGCGCTCGTAGAGGATGTGGAAGTAGAGGCTCTCCTCCAGCAGGCGCCGCACGAGGTGGCCCTGGGCCACGTCCTTCGGGCGCAGCTTCGCGTCCAGCGTGTCGCCGTGCTTCGTCTTGAGGTGCTGGATGATGAGCTGGGAGTCCCCCAGGAACTTCCCGTCCTCCTCGATGAACGGAATCTTCCGCTTGGGCGCCTTGCCGAGGTCCGCGATCCGGGCCGTGTAGGGCACGCCCGTCATCCGCAGATAGCTCTCGAGCTTCACACAGAACGGGCCGATGTTCGCGATGCCCCATGCCGCCGGGCCTTGATGAAGGATGATCACATCTCCCCCTGCCACGTCAGTTCCCGGCGACCTCGCGCAGCGAGTCCTCGACGCCTTGGAGCAGCGCGTCCAGCGCCTCGTCCGGGATGTTCAGCGCGGGCGCGATGTAGACCGTGTCGCCCAGGGGCCTCAAGTAGAGACCGCGTCGCCGCGCCGCCTCGTACACGCGCCATCCTCCGTTGGCGAGGTATCCCCCGCTGCCCAGGTCCACCGCTCCCACCATGCCGATGGCCCGAGGCCGCACCAGGCCTGGAATCGTCCCGGCCATGCGCTCGAAGGCGGCCTTCACCCGAGGCGCCTTGCGCGCCACCTGGCCCGGCACGTCCTCGTCCCGGTACACCGCGAGCACCTCGCGCGCCACCGCCGCGCCCAGCGGGTTTCCGCAGTAGGAGTGGCCGTAGTACAGCGCGCGGCTCCTGGCGCCCAGGAAGCCCGAGAACACGCGCTCCGTCGCCAGCGTCGCGCCGAAGGGCAGCAGGCCCCCGCTCAGCGCCTTCGCCAGGCAGAGCAGGTCCGGCACCACGCCGGCCAGGTTACACGCGAAGCGCGCGCCCGTGCGGCCCAGGCCCGTGAACACCTCGTCGGCGATGAGGAAGGTGTCCACCGCCCGCGTCGCCTCGCGCACGGCGCGCACGAAGTCCGGTGAGTAGAGCTGCATGCCCGCGGCGCCCTGGAGCACCGGCTCCAGGATGACGCCCGCCACCGAGTCCCCCTGCTCTCGCAGCGCCCGCTCCACCTCCGCGAAGGCCCGCTCCCAGCCGCCCTCCTCCGCGGGCGAGGGTACGTGCACCACGTCGAACAGCAGCGGCCCGAAGACCTCCCGGAACAGCGGCACGCCACCCACGCTGGTGGCGCCCACCGTCTCGCCGTGGAAGGCGCCCGACAGCGTGATGAAGCGCGTGCGCTCCGGCCGCCCGTTCTGCGCCCAGTACTGCGCGGCCATCTTGATGGCCACCTCCACCGCCGTGCTCCCGTTGTCCGAGTAGAACACGCGCGTCATGCGGTGCTCGGCTGGCACCTCGGCGCGCTCGGCCCCGGGGGCCAGCGCCACCAGTTCCGCCGCCAGCCGCGCCGCCGGCTCGTGGGTGATGCCCGCGAGCGAGGCGTGAGCCAGGGTGGAGGCCTGCTCCACCAGCGCCTTCACCAGCCGGGGGTGCCGGTGGCCCAGCGTGGACACCCACCACGAGCCATTGGCGTCCAGGTACCGCTTCCCGTCCGCGTCATGGAGGTAGGGCCCCTCGGAGCGGACCACCACCAGCGGGTCCGTCTCGGCGATGTAGGTCTCCATCGCCGTGTACGGGTGCCACACGTGCCGCTTGTCCAGGGTGACGATTCCCGCTCGCTCCACGCTCTCTCCTCCCGGGGGCCTACCCTTCAAGACACGTCGCCGAGGGTCCCACCGCACACGGGCGCGTTCTGCCTGATCCCACGCCTGCTCGGCATGGGATATTGTTCTGACTCCTCTCAGGAGCCCTTCTGCCGTCATGACGCACACGAACGTGGCTGCGACATCCGCTGCTGGTGGCGTGGAGTCTGATTACGAGCGGCGCATCGCCCTGGCGACCCCTGAGGACACGGCTCGGGGGCTGTTCTTCAATGGCATCCTGAATGCCGTCATCACCTTCGGCGGCGAGCCGGCCCTGAAGCGCTGCCACGGGCTGCTCAACGACAAGCGCTTCGAGCGGCGCTTCATCGACTTCTCCAGCTACCCCGTGTCGGACTTCCTCCGGCTGGCGCTCGCCGCCACCCAGGTGCTCAGCATGCAGCTGGGCGGCCCCGAGCCCACCCAGCGCCGCCTGGGCATGCAGGCCACGCGCGACTTCCTGGGCTCCATGGCCGGCCGCACCCTGCTGCTGCTCTCGGGAGACTCGCCCAAGCGCGTCATGGGCAACCTCGCCTCCGGCTACCGCTCGGCGGTGAGCTACGGCGAGCGCACCGTCACCCTGCTGAGCGACACCAGCGCCCGCGTCGTCGTCAAGCGCGACTTCATGCTCCCGCTCTACAACGAGGGCGTCCTGCTCGCGGTGCTCGAGTCCGTGCACATCAAGAACCCCCAGGTTCGCTCCCGACCCACCGGGGTGCTGGACTGCGAGTACGAGCTGTCCTGGGGTTAGCCCCCCTCTCGCCCGCTCCCCCCGGCAGGCCCCGCCGGGGATTCGGCACGCGCCCGGAGTCCGCGCTAGAACTGTCTCCGTGCTCGATCCCTCCATCCGCGTCCAGGTGTTGGACTCCATCACGGACATCCCCGCCGAGCAGTGGGACAGGCTCGCGGGCCCGGAGGCCCCGCCCTTCGTGCGGCACGCCTGGCTGACCGCCATGGAGGAGAGCGGCAGCGCCCAGCGGGACACCGGCTGGGCCCCCCACCACCTGACGCTGTGGCGCGAGGACACGCTCGTGGCCGCCTCACCCGCCTACTGCAAGTACCACAGCATGGGCGAGTACATCTATGACTTCGCCTGGGCGCAGGCCGCCGCGCGCATGGGCCTGGAGTACTACCCCAAGCTCGTCATCGGCGCGCCCCTGTCTCCGGCCACCGCGCCGCGCTTCCTGGTGGCGCCCGGCGAGAACGTGCGCGAGGCGCGCCACGCGCTCATGGAGGCCGCCATCGAGAGCGCCCGCGAGGAGGGCTGCTCCTCCATTCACGTCATCTACCCCACCCAGGAGGAGGCGGACTTCCTGGAGGAGTCCGGCATGGCCCGGCGGATGACGCTGCAGTTCCACTGGAAGAACCCGGGCTACAGCTCCTACGAGGACTACCTGGCGCGCTTCAACTCCAAGCGGCGCAACCAATTGCGGCGCGAGCGCGGCGCGGCGGAGACGCAGGGCATCACCCTGCGCACCGTGGCGGGCGCGGAGCTGGGCCCCGAGCACGCGCGGCGGGCCCACGGCTTCTACGCGGCCACCTGCGAGCGCTACGCCTGGGGCCAGGTGCAGCTCACCCCGGACTTCTTCGCCCGCATCTTCCGCACCATGCCGGAGGCCATGCAGATGGTGGAGGCGGTGCGCGGCAAGCGCGTCATCGCCGGCGCCTTCAACGTGGTGACGCCGCAGCGGCTCTACGGGCGCTACTGGGGCTGCTTCGAGGAGCACCCCTTCCTGCACTTCAACGTGTGCCTCTACCACTCGGTGGACGAGTGCATCCGCGCCGGCCGCAAGGTGTTCGAGCCCGGCGCGGGCGGCGAGCACAAGGTGTCTCGCGGCTTCGAGCCCACCCCGGTGCACAGCACGCACCTCATCTTCGATGCGAACCTGAACCGGGCCATCCGAGACTTCCTGCGCCGCGAGCGGGAGCACCTGGCTCCCGCCGTGGAGGAGGCCGAGCGCCTGGCCGGCCTCAAGCCCTGGCCCCTGACGGGCTGAGCCGCCGGGCTAGTAGTTCACCTTGAGCGTCGGCAGCAGCAGGCGCTCCGACTCGGTGGTCGGCTGCAGCGAGCGGCCCACGTCCAGCAGCAGCACCGCGCGGCCGCGCTCGGAGAGCGAAGCCACCGGCGCCTCGAAGCTCACCGGCGCCACCTGCGTGTCCAGCGCGCCGGCCTTCCCACCCTGCTGCCAGCCCCCGAAGTCGTCGAAGGCCACCTTCACCTTCACCGCGCCCACGCCCTCGGGGACGAAGAAGTGGCCCACCAGGTACGCGTGGTCCTTGCGGGACAGGTCCACCGTGCGCGCCATCAGGCGCACCGGGAGCACCTCTCCCGTCGGCGTCGTCACCTCCAGCGAGCGCACCGGCACCAGCACGGAGTCATAGCGCTCGGCGTTCGTGCCGCGCAGGCGCAGCTCGAAGCCGCGGCCCACCGGCGCGGCATCCGGCGTGCGCGTGGTGGTGAAGTCGGGCCCTTGCGGCGGCGCGGGGTGCTCGGAGTCTCCGCAGGCGGACAGGGCGAGCGCGGCGGCGCTCAGCGCGGACAGCATCAGCTTCTTCATGGCGTGTTCTCCTCGAAGTGGGTGGTGGGTCCGCGACTCACTGG encodes the following:
- a CDS encoding GNAT family N-acetyltransferase — translated: MLDPSIRVQVLDSITDIPAEQWDRLAGPEAPPFVRHAWLTAMEESGSAQRDTGWAPHHLTLWREDTLVAASPAYCKYHSMGEYIYDFAWAQAAARMGLEYYPKLVIGAPLSPATAPRFLVAPGENVREARHALMEAAIESAREEGCSSIHVIYPTQEEADFLEESGMARRMTLQFHWKNPGYSSYEDYLARFNSKRRNQLRRERGAAETQGITLRTVAGAELGPEHARRAHGFYAATCERYAWGQVQLTPDFFARIFRTMPEAMQMVEAVRGKRVIAGAFNVVTPQRLYGRYWGCFEEHPFLHFNVCLYHSVDECIRAGRKVFEPGAGGEHKVSRGFEPTPVHSTHLIFDANLNRAIRDFLRREREHLAPAVEEAERLAGLKPWPLTG
- a CDS encoding glutathione S-transferase family protein, with protein sequence MAGGDVIILHQGPAAWGIANIGPFCVKLESYLRMTGVPYTARIADLGKAPKRKIPFIEEDGKFLGDSQLIIQHLKTKHGDTLDAKLRPKDVAQGHLVRRLLEESLYFHILYERWARDDGWRLYKSIILPLFPPLIGPVAAPMVRRKVIQALDAQGLGRHQPAEVLEMGQEDISAVSTVLGDKPFLLGDHPTSFDASLYAILASIIAFPVDSPFRQFTRAQENLVQYVDRFQQRFFSSWSPPA
- a CDS encoding AI-2E family transporter; translation: MNWRRSQVTPKTVFTVAFSVLAVVVLSVLVVKTRFAMTLTGIALLLALALEHGVSFLERKRLRRWQAIALVLTGLLVAVTALGLLVIPAAFSQGEELLTQFPKLMKQVRSLRVFRLLNTHLSTLTQFFGQKPEATPASPIGPVPMPSLLHAIGGAVSVVTGAITVFFLVVFMLVFGGGVLQRLLELLPQEHRERYERVMRKTYHATGGYLSGLTFICTINATLTTTVLAVLGMPFFLPLGIASGFSSMVPYAGPVVAGGLITLLTWATGGGLKALVVLVYFIIYGQIEGNVLAPLVFRRTVHVNPLLTLLSVLFCAELAGIIGAMVAVPVMATVQIIVRELLLLRQERAAPPPPLQG
- a CDS encoding DUF2378 family protein gives rise to the protein MTHTNVAATSAAGGVESDYERRIALATPEDTARGLFFNGILNAVITFGGEPALKRCHGLLNDKRFERRFIDFSSYPVSDFLRLALAATQVLSMQLGGPEPTQRRLGMQATRDFLGSMAGRTLLLLSGDSPKRVMGNLASGYRSAVSYGERTVTLLSDTSARVVVKRDFMLPLYNEGVLLAVLESVHIKNPQVRSRPTGVLDCEYELSWG
- the bioA gene encoding adenosylmethionine--8-amino-7-oxononanoate transaminase, whose translation is MERAGIVTLDKRHVWHPYTAMETYIAETDPLVVVRSEGPYLHDADGKRYLDANGSWWVSTLGHRHPRLVKALVEQASTLAHASLAGITHEPAARLAAELVALAPGAERAEVPAEHRMTRVFYSDNGSTAVEVAIKMAAQYWAQNGRPERTRFITLSGAFHGETVGATSVGGVPLFREVFGPLLFDVVHVPSPAEEGGWERAFAEVERALREQGDSVAGVILEPVLQGAAGMQLYSPDFVRAVREATRAVDTFLIADEVFTGLGRTGARFACNLAGVVPDLLCLAKALSGGLLPFGATLATERVFSGFLGARSRALYYGHSYCGNPLGAAVAREVLAVYRDEDVPGQVARKAPRVKAAFERMAGTIPGLVRPRAIGMVGAVDLGSGGYLANGGWRVYEAARRRGLYLRPLGDTVYIAPALNIPDEALDALLQGVEDSLREVAGN